A genomic stretch from Haloferax sp. Atlit-12N includes:
- a CDS encoding diphthine--ammonia ligase has protein sequence MTSEWVSLFSGGKDSSWALYRALEAGLNVTRLLTVHPSDDSYMYHVPATDLAALAAESTGIELVEVHPGDLEATDADDSGAQGDAELEPLEAALSDLQSEIDLAGVTAGAIESEFQTNRIQAMCDRLDIDLFAPLWQENPRELGDAMLEAGFEITIIQVAAHGLDESWLGRTLDADALDELEALNEQYGVHILGEGGEFETLVTDGPHMDRPIELEYEMEWEGTHGRLHITDAYLG, from the coding sequence ATGACATCCGAGTGGGTCAGCCTCTTCTCCGGCGGAAAGGACTCCTCGTGGGCGCTCTACCGCGCGCTCGAAGCGGGTCTGAACGTCACCCGCCTCCTGACCGTCCACCCGAGCGACGACTCGTACATGTACCACGTGCCGGCGACCGACCTCGCCGCGCTCGCCGCCGAAAGCACCGGCATCGAACTCGTCGAGGTCCACCCCGGCGACCTCGAAGCGACCGACGCCGACGACTCGGGCGCGCAGGGCGACGCCGAACTCGAACCCCTCGAAGCGGCGCTGTCGGACCTCCAGTCGGAGATTGACCTCGCGGGCGTCACCGCCGGTGCCATCGAAAGCGAGTTCCAGACGAACCGGATTCAGGCGATGTGCGACCGTCTCGACATCGACCTGTTCGCCCCGCTGTGGCAGGAAAACCCCCGCGAACTCGGCGACGCCATGCTCGAGGCGGGCTTCGAAATCACCATCATTCAGGTCGCGGCCCACGGCCTCGACGAGTCGTGGCTCGGCCGGACGCTCGATGCCGACGCGCTCGACGAACTCGAAGCGCTCAACGAGCAGTACGGCGTCCACATTCTCGGTGAAGGCGGCGAGTTCGAGACGCTCGTCACCGACGGCCCGCACATGGACCGCCCCATCGAACTGGAGTACGAGATGGAGTGGGAGGGAACCCACGGCAGGCTCCACATCACCGACGCGTACCTCGGCTAA
- a CDS encoding sugar phosphate nucleotidyltransferase codes for MKAVVLAGGYATRLWPITKHRPKMFLPVGDQTVIDTIFEDLEADDRVSEVFVSTNERFAGAFEEYIDESPFEKPTLSVEDTSEEDEKFGVVGALAQLIDREEVDEDLVVIAGDNLISFDVGDFVDFFYEKNEPCLAAYDVGDKERAKSYGLVELDGDRVINFQEKPEDPKSTLVSIACYAFPADDLPKFDEYLSGDNNPDEPGWFMQWLQQNGDVFAYTFDGAWFDIGTPQSYLDAVAWYLDGENFVHESATLTNTEVGTNVHVMANAVVEDSVLEESVVFPGAVIRNAELKNSIVDEETHIESLDLSNALIGAHSRLTNGQ; via the coding sequence ATGAAGGCAGTCGTCCTTGCCGGTGGGTACGCGACGCGTCTGTGGCCGATTACCAAACACCGACCCAAAATGTTCTTGCCAGTCGGTGACCAGACGGTCATCGACACCATCTTCGAAGACCTGGAAGCCGACGACCGGGTCTCGGAGGTGTTCGTGAGCACGAACGAGCGCTTCGCCGGCGCATTCGAGGAGTATATCGACGAATCGCCGTTCGAAAAGCCGACGCTGTCGGTCGAAGACACCAGCGAAGAAGACGAGAAGTTCGGCGTCGTGGGCGCGCTCGCCCAACTCATCGACCGCGAGGAGGTCGACGAGGACCTCGTCGTCATCGCGGGTGACAACCTCATCAGCTTCGACGTGGGCGACTTCGTGGACTTCTTCTACGAGAAAAACGAGCCGTGTCTCGCCGCCTACGACGTGGGCGACAAAGAGCGCGCGAAGTCCTACGGTCTCGTCGAACTCGACGGCGACCGCGTCATCAACTTCCAGGAGAAGCCCGAAGACCCCAAGAGCACGCTCGTCTCCATCGCCTGCTACGCCTTCCCGGCGGACGACCTGCCCAAGTTCGACGAGTATCTCTCCGGTGACAACAACCCCGACGAGCCCGGCTGGTTCATGCAGTGGCTCCAGCAGAACGGCGACGTGTTCGCCTACACGTTCGACGGCGCGTGGTTCGACATCGGCACGCCCCAGAGCTACCTCGACGCAGTGGCGTGGTACCTCGACGGCGAGAACTTCGTCCACGAGTCGGCGACGCTCACGAACACCGAGGTCGGCACTAACGTCCACGTGATGGCCAACGCGGTGGTCGAAGACTCCGTGCTCGAAGAGTCCGTGGTCTTCCCTGGCGCGGTCATTCGAAACGCTGAGCTGAAGAACTCTATCGTCGACGAGGAGACCCACATCGAGAGCCTCGACCTCTCGAACGCCCTCATCGGGGCGCACTCGCGGCTGACGAACGGCCAGTAA
- a CDS encoding transcriptional regulator produces the protein MTARESDTTARQRIADALRDDPATASELSASVGVSVSSVYGHLQHVAQTVRGEDGEQFLVAPPECKHCGFSAFDDPVNYPSRCPECRSEGIEEAVFKIE, from the coding sequence ATGACAGCCCGGGAGTCCGACACGACGGCCCGCCAGCGCATCGCCGACGCCCTCCGCGACGACCCCGCGACGGCCTCCGAGCTTTCGGCGAGCGTCGGCGTCTCGGTGTCGTCGGTGTACGGCCATCTCCAACACGTCGCCCAAACAGTCCGCGGGGAGGACGGCGAGCAGTTCCTCGTCGCGCCGCCGGAGTGCAAACACTGCGGCTTCAGCGCCTTCGACGACCCCGTGAACTACCCCTCGCGGTGTCCGGAGTGTCGAAGCGAGGGCATCGAAGAGGCCGTGTTCAAAATCGAGTAG
- a CDS encoding HNH endonuclease: MKLAGLSLEPGERLSGSELRSRFDRGMTGRGIEICYDDDDQRYLRLFSSDSGPYGDDVTGGQFTYIGEGRTGDQTLTGGNKFLAWAKHHPLPIFFFHRESDGGDWEYQGQVEVVDYAHGPFEGDDRDVFRFVLRRRHERRERVDDEEAAADLASAERTETTRTRIIRNTALATELKERYSHTCQVCGERRRRGVHDGYAEAHHLKPLGRPHGGPDVEANLLVLCPDHHADFDYGMIAVDPKTHTIAHAYERELDGTPLSVREDHDLDVDFLDYHNRTVASF, from the coding sequence GTGAAACTCGCAGGGCTCTCGCTCGAACCCGGAGAGCGGTTGAGCGGGTCGGAACTCCGGTCCCGATTCGACCGCGGGATGACGGGCCGCGGCATCGAAATCTGCTACGACGACGACGACCAGCGGTATCTCCGCCTCTTTTCGAGCGACAGCGGACCGTACGGCGACGACGTGACCGGCGGCCAGTTCACGTACATCGGAGAGGGGCGGACCGGCGACCAGACGCTCACCGGCGGCAACAAGTTCCTCGCGTGGGCCAAACACCATCCGTTACCGATATTTTTCTTCCATCGAGAGTCGGATGGGGGTGACTGGGAGTACCAAGGCCAGGTCGAAGTCGTCGACTACGCGCACGGCCCGTTCGAGGGTGACGACAGGGACGTCTTTCGATTCGTGCTCCGCCGCCGTCACGAGAGGCGAGAACGGGTCGACGACGAAGAAGCCGCGGCGGACCTCGCGTCCGCGGAACGCACCGAGACGACGCGAACCCGAATCATCCGAAACACGGCGCTTGCGACCGAGTTGAAAGAGCGGTACTCTCACACGTGCCAGGTCTGTGGAGAGCGTCGCCGTCGAGGAGTCCACGACGGCTACGCCGAGGCGCACCATCTCAAACCGCTCGGGCGGCCCCACGGCGGCCCGGACGTCGAGGCGAACCTCCTCGTCCTCTGTCCGGACCACCACGCGGACTTCGACTACGGAATGATAGCCGTCGACCCCAAGACGCACACCATCGCCCACGCCTACGAACGCGAGTTAGACGGTACCCCGCTTTCGGTCCGCGAGGACCACGACCTCGACGTCGACTTTCTCGACTACCACAATCGGACCGTGGCGTCGTTTTAG
- a CDS encoding type 1 glutamine amidotransferase domain-containing protein — MTSALFIVSEDGYWGEECIEPLTTLTDAGVDVTVATPTGAPPVVDERSIDPEEVGEELAERVVEVHENDERLQNPEPIAQVDAREYDAVVFPGGHGTAWDINQDRHARQALLQAVAGDDSKALVVCHAVGILGFTREADGSFLVEGREVTGFPNEWEEGIVDDDDLMPDGRKLPYWVEDEVKAAGGVWDAELDSDTSVTVDGDLITARGPGSSAAAARTLLDELDAA; from the coding sequence ATGACATCGGCGCTTTTCATCGTCAGCGAAGACGGCTACTGGGGAGAGGAATGTATCGAGCCGCTCACAACCCTGACCGACGCCGGGGTGGACGTGACGGTCGCGACGCCGACGGGCGCGCCGCCGGTCGTCGACGAGCGCTCTATCGACCCCGAGGAGGTCGGTGAGGAACTCGCCGAACGCGTCGTCGAAGTCCACGAGAACGACGAACGCCTGCAGAATCCGGAGCCGATTGCGCAGGTCGACGCCCGCGAGTACGACGCCGTGGTGTTCCCCGGCGGCCACGGCACCGCGTGGGACATCAATCAGGACCGACACGCCCGACAGGCGCTCTTGCAGGCGGTCGCCGGCGACGACTCGAAGGCGCTCGTCGTCTGCCACGCCGTCGGCATCCTCGGGTTCACCCGCGAGGCCGACGGCTCGTTCCTCGTCGAGGGGCGCGAGGTCACCGGCTTCCCCAACGAGTGGGAGGAAGGCATCGTCGACGACGACGACCTGATGCCCGACGGCCGAAAGCTTCCCTACTGGGTCGAAGACGAGGTGAAAGCCGCGGGCGGCGTCTGGGACGCCGAACTCGACAGCGACACCAGCGTCACGGTCGACGGAGATCTCATCACCGCGCGCGGTCCCGGCTCCTCGGCCGCGGCGGCGCGGACGCTCTTGGACGAGTTAGACGCGGCATAA
- the hpt gene encoding hypoxanthine/guanine phosphoribosyltransferase: protein MDQLRQSLLDAPIIEKGDYEYFVHPISDGVPMLKPGLLREIVIKIIRKANLEDVDKIVTPAAMGIHISTAVSLMTDIPLVVIRKREYGLDGEVSLHQQTGYSEGDMFINDVNEGDRVLVLDDVLSTGGTMKAVLDALDHIGADVVDTVAIIKKAGPNELDDSDHHVKTLINVTVEDGEVVIVDENGDD from the coding sequence ATGGACCAGTTGCGGCAGTCTCTCCTCGACGCGCCGATCATCGAAAAAGGAGATTACGAGTACTTCGTCCACCCCATCAGCGACGGGGTTCCGATGCTAAAGCCGGGGCTCCTGCGCGAGATTGTCATCAAGATCATCCGCAAGGCGAACCTCGAAGACGTCGACAAAATCGTCACGCCCGCGGCGATGGGCATCCACATCTCGACGGCCGTCTCGCTGATGACGGACATCCCGCTCGTCGTCATCCGCAAGCGCGAGTACGGCCTCGACGGGGAGGTCTCGCTCCACCAGCAGACGGGCTACTCCGAGGGTGACATGTTCATCAACGACGTGAATGAGGGCGACCGCGTGCTCGTCCTCGACGACGTGCTCTCGACCGGCGGCACGATGAAGGCCGTCCTCGACGCGCTCGACCACATCGGCGCGGACGTCGTCGACACCGTCGCCATCATCAAGAAGGCCGGGCCGAACGAACTCGACGACTCGGACCACCACGTCAAGACGCTCATCAACGTCACCGTCGAAGACGGCGAAGTCGTCATCGTCGACGAGAACGGCGACGACTGA
- a CDS encoding NAD-binding protein, whose protein sequence is MIHQPLVLGGEHAGRALAERLLEEYESVTFIDENEAVVAHAIERGIDARVAAFDEPQSLRAAWNENADAVIVVGRIDPTNLLLTQASRTTFDVDRVTVLVNDPQNTDVFEDLGVEVICVTSLVTDMVVGSRAEPAEDARAGG, encoded by the coding sequence ATGATACACCAACCACTCGTACTCGGTGGAGAACACGCGGGTCGCGCGCTCGCCGAGCGACTACTGGAGGAGTACGAATCCGTCACGTTCATCGACGAGAACGAGGCAGTGGTCGCCCACGCGATCGAACGCGGCATCGACGCGCGAGTCGCGGCGTTCGACGAGCCACAGTCTCTCCGAGCCGCGTGGAACGAAAACGCGGACGCGGTCATCGTCGTGGGACGAATCGATCCGACGAACCTGCTTCTCACGCAGGCCTCGCGGACGACGTTCGACGTCGACCGGGTCACCGTACTCGTTAACGACCCGCAGAACACGGACGTGTTCGAGGACCTCGGTGTCGAAGTGATCTGCGTCACGTCGCTCGTCACCGACATGGTCGTCGGGTCGCGCGCTGAACCGGCAGAGGACGCGCGAGCGGGTGGATAA
- a CDS encoding universal stress protein codes for MEKTLERDLGLFSVLAISIGAMVGSGIFILPALAVDIAGPAVILAYLLAGVLVLPAALSKSEMATAMPEAGGTYLFIERGMGPLLGTIAGIGTWFSLSFKGALALVGGVPYLLLLFDVPSTVVTPVALALAALLVVVNLVGAKQTGRLQVGIVAIMLVALVWFVLGGTPTVESTNFRPFFNGGVGGLLTATGLVFVSYAGVTKVASVAEEVEDPDRNIPLGILGSLGFTTVLYVLIVAVMVGVTDRGVLAESATPMALAAEASLGTAGVVAVVVAAVLALVSTANAGVLSSSRYPFAMSRDKLAPPSLSTISDRFGTPSTSITLTGVVLLLLIAFVPLLDIAKLASAFQLLVFVLINLAVVAFREGHVEYEPSFTSPLYPWMQVFGALSGLVLLTQMGTLPLVGAVVLTIAGALWFFVYARSRVDREGAAADAVRQEVSRNAVERAEAAIQAHRDEYHALVAISHDISKARERALIQVASRLARANDGRVTVARFETVPDQTSLAYASAVESPADVEFERQTDELDDEFGVPIRCGTIVTHDTRHAVVNYAANQDVDFLLVEHPTGTKRVSERLFGTDTSWILRHAPCEAGLLRGSDLDGIRTVELLASQGPYDPTKVAVADALASESEGRIHLSHCGDTTDSAARRRSLEQYKADIAELCSAPVEMGTLSTDGGPHTPPSESDLLVVAADEWNGRSDAKAVIDEWDGSVLAVHGQDATRRGPLMRALDRQLF; via the coding sequence GTGGAAAAAACACTCGAACGAGACCTCGGTCTCTTCTCGGTGCTCGCGATCAGTATCGGGGCGATGGTCGGCAGCGGAATCTTCATTTTACCGGCACTCGCGGTCGATATCGCGGGTCCAGCGGTTATCCTGGCGTACTTGCTCGCCGGCGTTCTCGTGCTGCCCGCGGCGCTGTCGAAATCCGAGATGGCGACGGCGATGCCCGAAGCCGGCGGCACCTACTTGTTCATCGAACGGGGGATGGGTCCACTGTTGGGCACCATCGCCGGTATCGGCACGTGGTTCTCGCTCTCGTTCAAAGGTGCGCTCGCACTCGTCGGCGGCGTACCGTACCTGCTGTTGCTGTTTGACGTCCCCTCCACAGTCGTCACGCCGGTCGCGCTCGCGCTCGCGGCGCTCCTCGTCGTTGTCAACCTCGTCGGGGCGAAACAGACCGGGAGGCTACAGGTCGGAATCGTCGCCATCATGCTCGTCGCGCTCGTCTGGTTCGTCCTCGGCGGGACGCCGACCGTCGAGTCGACGAACTTCCGTCCGTTCTTCAACGGCGGAGTCGGCGGCCTGCTCACCGCGACCGGTCTCGTGTTCGTCTCCTATGCGGGCGTGACGAAAGTAGCGAGCGTCGCCGAGGAGGTCGAAGACCCCGACCGAAACATCCCACTGGGCATTCTCGGGTCGCTCGGCTTCACGACGGTCCTCTACGTCCTCATCGTCGCCGTGATGGTCGGAGTCACCGACCGCGGCGTCCTCGCCGAGAGCGCGACGCCGATGGCACTCGCCGCGGAGGCGTCGCTCGGAACCGCCGGCGTCGTCGCCGTCGTCGTGGCTGCGGTCCTCGCGCTGGTCAGTACCGCGAACGCCGGGGTTCTCTCCTCGTCGCGGTACCCGTTCGCGATGAGCCGAGACAAACTCGCCCCGCCGTCGCTGTCGACGATCAGCGACCGGTTCGGAACCCCGAGCACGTCGATTACCCTCACGGGTGTCGTGCTGTTGCTTCTCATCGCGTTCGTTCCGCTGCTCGACATCGCGAAGCTCGCGAGCGCGTTCCAACTTCTGGTGTTCGTCCTCATCAACCTCGCCGTCGTCGCGTTCCGAGAGGGACACGTCGAGTACGAACCGTCGTTCACCTCGCCGCTGTACCCGTGGATGCAGGTGTTCGGCGCGCTCAGTGGCCTCGTGCTCCTCACGCAGATGGGTACGCTCCCGCTCGTCGGTGCGGTCGTTCTCACCATCGCGGGCGCCCTCTGGTTCTTCGTCTACGCCCGGTCTCGCGTCGACCGCGAGGGCGCGGCCGCCGACGCTGTTCGCCAAGAGGTCAGCCGCAACGCGGTCGAACGAGCCGAAGCGGCCATCCAAGCGCACCGCGACGAGTACCACGCCCTCGTGGCGATTTCGCACGACATCTCGAAAGCCAGAGAGCGGGCGCTGATTCAGGTGGCTTCGAGACTCGCTCGCGCCAACGACGGACGAGTCACGGTCGCACGGTTCGAGACGGTGCCGGACCAGACGTCCTTGGCCTACGCGTCAGCGGTCGAATCGCCAGCCGACGTCGAGTTCGAACGACAGACCGACGAGCTCGACGACGAGTTCGGCGTGCCGATACGGTGTGGCACCATCGTCACCCACGACACGCGACACGCGGTCGTCAACTACGCCGCCAACCAGGACGTCGACTTCCTTCTCGTCGAGCACCCGACGGGGACAAAGCGCGTGAGTGAGCGCCTCTTCGGGACCGATACGTCGTGGATTCTCCGTCACGCACCCTGCGAAGCCGGTCTACTCAGAGGCTCCGACCTCGACGGGATTCGAACCGTCGAACTGCTCGCGAGCCAGGGGCCGTACGACCCGACGAAAGTCGCCGTCGCGGACGCGCTGGCGAGCGAGTCCGAAGGCCGAATCCACCTGAGTCACTGCGGGGACACCACCGACTCGGCGGCCCGGCGACGGTCCCTCGAACAGTACAAAGCGGACATCGCCGAGTTGTGTAGCGCTCCCGTCGAGATGGGGACGCTCTCTACGGACGGTGGCCCCCACACCCCGCCGAGCGAGAGCGACCTCCTCGTCGTGGCCGCCGACGAGTGGAACGGGCGGTCGGACGCGAAGGCGGTCATCGACGAGTGGGACGGTTCGGTGCTCGCGGTTCACGGTCAGGACGCGACTCGACGCGGGCCGCTCATGCGCGCGCTCGACCGTCAGTTGTTCTGA
- a CDS encoding Lrp/AsnC family transcriptional regulator yields MASTSIDELDRYILYALQKDARHTSGNDIASARNVSSSTVRNRISKLESSGIIRGSHLDIDYEALGYQLHTIIFCTAPISKREELARNALSVEGVISVREIMSGEKNVHIVALGRNSDDLSRIGRELSDMGFEIAEEEIIRNEYTCPYSPFSGDSTNEA; encoded by the coding sequence ATGGCGTCGACATCCATCGACGAGCTCGATAGATACATCCTTTATGCGCTGCAGAAAGACGCGCGACACACGTCGGGAAACGATATCGCCTCCGCACGTAACGTCTCTTCGAGTACGGTTCGAAACCGGATTTCGAAGCTCGAATCGAGCGGGATTATCCGGGGAAGCCACCTCGACATCGACTACGAGGCGCTCGGCTACCAGCTCCACACGATTATCTTCTGTACGGCGCCGATTTCGAAGCGAGAAGAACTCGCGAGAAACGCCCTCTCGGTCGAGGGAGTCATCTCGGTTCGCGAGATTATGTCCGGCGAGAAGAACGTCCACATCGTCGCGCTCGGTCGGAACAGCGACGACCTGAGTCGAATCGGGCGCGAACTCAGCGATATGGGGTTCGAGATTGCGGAAGAAGAGATAATCCGCAACGAGTACACCTGCCCCTACAGCCCGTTCTCGGGAGACTCGACGAACGAGGCGTAA
- a CDS encoding monovalent cation/H+ antiporter subunit E, producing MPDTSSRILVPVGESSTFRNTVAYAVREARRIAAETGEESTVHFVYPVRWQLVDESERSAADAVAETLERARVWAADDLDYDDDGDLDAEDVSVSIETAVVGEDRYLFSPNDFAEVLLEYARDRGLDRIVLDPEYQPGGSAPMLQPLEFELARSGLVVEEAPVDRVVERGRLPSRANVSKALAMFGVSFGFYLLLAGVFDTFNLATGAISAGVVTAVFARISFVNTPSVTGTVARIARFLLYVPYLLWEIVKANFSVAYIILHPDLPIDPEMQRYRAAIWGDLSVTTLANSITLTPGTLTVDMDRDSLIIHSLTGSARDGLAGGALERAVRFVFYGRSAARIPTPAERGTIASWTDDDQTDGDE from the coding sequence ATGCCCGATACGAGTTCCCGCATTCTCGTTCCGGTCGGAGAGTCGTCCACGTTCCGGAACACCGTCGCATACGCGGTCCGCGAGGCGCGGCGCATCGCCGCGGAGACCGGCGAAGAATCGACCGTTCACTTCGTGTATCCCGTCCGATGGCAACTGGTCGACGAGAGCGAGCGTTCAGCGGCCGACGCCGTCGCCGAAACCCTCGAACGGGCACGCGTCTGGGCGGCCGACGACCTCGACTACGACGACGACGGCGACCTCGACGCCGAGGACGTCTCGGTCTCCATCGAGACCGCCGTCGTCGGCGAGGACCGATACCTCTTTTCGCCGAACGACTTCGCCGAAGTGCTCCTCGAGTACGCTCGCGACCGCGGTCTCGACCGCATCGTTCTCGACCCGGAGTACCAACCCGGCGGGAGCGCTCCGATGCTCCAGCCCCTCGAGTTCGAACTCGCGCGGTCCGGGTTAGTGGTCGAGGAAGCGCCGGTCGACCGCGTCGTCGAGCGCGGCCGGCTTCCAAGCCGAGCGAACGTCTCGAAGGCGCTCGCCATGTTCGGCGTCTCGTTCGGATTCTACCTCCTCCTCGCGGGCGTCTTCGACACGTTCAACCTCGCTACCGGCGCGATCTCCGCCGGCGTCGTGACGGCGGTTTTCGCACGTATCTCGTTCGTGAACACGCCATCCGTGACCGGAACCGTCGCCCGAATCGCCCGCTTTCTCCTCTACGTTCCCTACCTGTTGTGGGAAATCGTGAAGGCCAACTTCTCTGTGGCCTACATCATCCTCCACCCGGACCTCCCCATCGACCCGGAGATGCAGCGGTACCGCGCGGCGATTTGGGGCGACCTCTCGGTGACGACCCTCGCGAACAGCATCACGCTCACGCCGGGGACGCTGACCGTCGATATGGACCGGGACAGCCTTATTATCCACTCGCTCACCGGCTCCGCCCGAGACGGGCTCGCGGGCGGCGCACTCGAACGCGCCGTTCGGTTCGTCTTCTACGGACGCTCGGCGGCGCGCATCCCGACGCCCGCCGAGCGCGGAACGATAGCCTCGTGGACCGACGACGACCAAACGGACGGTGATGAGTGA
- a CDS encoding cation:proton antiporter, producing the protein MVLGQLSTFETVLLGAAGAFITFAVVLLYRVVRGPTMEDRVIAINAIGTNTVVVLALVAAAFGLSGFLDVALVYALLNFLASIAISKFIVERGGVL; encoded by the coding sequence ATGGTGCTCGGACAGCTCTCGACGTTCGAGACGGTGTTACTCGGTGCCGCGGGCGCGTTCATCACGTTCGCGGTCGTCCTCCTGTACCGCGTCGTCCGCGGACCGACGATGGAAGACCGCGTCATCGCGATCAACGCCATCGGGACGAACACGGTCGTCGTGTTGGCGCTCGTCGCCGCGGCGTTCGGTCTCTCCGGGTTCCTGGACGTCGCGCTCGTGTACGCGCTCTTGAACTTCCTCGCCAGCATCGCCATCTCCAAGTTTATCGTCGAGCGCGGGGGTGTCCTCTGA
- the mnhG gene encoding monovalent cation/H(+) antiporter subunit G, with the protein MTPLEYLVVGLVLAGVFFSFVAVVGIIRLPDLYTRAHATSKSDTLGTVLSLGGIALLFGAEVSAVKTVLLLLFMLITNPTAAHAIARAAHDQGIEPWTASDEEGD; encoded by the coding sequence ATGACGCCGCTCGAATATCTCGTCGTGGGGCTCGTCCTCGCGGGCGTCTTCTTCAGTTTCGTCGCGGTCGTCGGAATCATCCGACTGCCCGACCTCTACACCCGCGCCCACGCAACTTCGAAGAGCGATACGCTCGGAACGGTGCTCTCTCTCGGCGGTATCGCGCTCCTGTTCGGCGCGGAGGTCTCCGCCGTCAAGACGGTCTTGCTTCTGTTGTTCATGCTCATCACCAACCCGACGGCCGCTCACGCCATCGCACGGGCGGCCCACGACCAAGGTATCGAACCGTGGACCGCGAGCGATGAGGAGGGCGACTGA
- a CDS encoding DUF4040 domain-containing protein: MQLLLYGVLLTFVVFAALAVAFLRDILSAIIAFAGFSFGVAIVYILLRAPDVALTEAAVGAGVTTVLFLLAIVRTVRPGGDRLFERVAWGPAIIATGLVGVLLTTVRSLPTIGDPNSPVATSEITRYYLENAYPQTEVENVVTAILAAYRGFDTLGEAAVVLAAGLAVLVVLRKEVYV, translated from the coding sequence GTGCAGCTACTCCTCTACGGGGTGTTGCTGACGTTCGTCGTCTTCGCCGCGCTCGCCGTGGCCTTCCTCCGAGACATCCTCAGCGCGATCATCGCGTTCGCCGGGTTCAGCTTCGGCGTCGCAATCGTCTACATCCTCCTCAGAGCGCCCGACGTCGCGCTCACGGAAGCGGCCGTCGGGGCGGGTGTCACGACGGTGTTGTTCCTCTTGGCAATCGTTCGGACGGTCCGGCCGGGAGGAGACCGTCTCTTCGAGCGCGTCGCGTGGGGCCCCGCGATAATCGCGACCGGTCTCGTGGGCGTGTTGCTCACGACGGTTCGGTCGCTCCCCACTATCGGCGATCCGAACTCGCCGGTCGCGACCTCGGAGATCACCCGGTACTACCTCGAAAACGCCTATCCGCAGACCGAGGTCGAAAACGTCGTGACGGCGATCCTCGCCGCCTACCGTGGGTTCGACACGCTCGGTGAGGCCGCGGTCGTTCTCGCGGCGGGACTCGCAGTTCTCGTCGTCCTCCGCAAGGAGGTGTACGTATGA
- a CDS encoding MnhB domain-containing protein produces MSAADGSLSAYVESTIIMTTVRVVSPFVFTFGLFVMFHGAESAGGGFQGGAIVASSIIMLAFAFGIEPTREWLDDSVIRLLVGVGATTFVGIGIGALAFDGAFLEYAAYGISHGVKYGIELVELGIGAIVAGVIVSLFMNLAGGFNHDSGGDDA; encoded by the coding sequence ATGAGCGCCGCCGACGGCTCTCTCAGCGCGTACGTCGAGAGTACGATTATCATGACGACGGTTCGCGTCGTCAGCCCGTTCGTGTTCACCTTCGGGCTGTTCGTCATGTTCCACGGCGCGGAGTCCGCCGGTGGCGGGTTCCAGGGCGGCGCAATCGTCGCGTCGAGCATCATCATGCTCGCGTTCGCGTTCGGTATCGAGCCGACGCGCGAGTGGCTCGACGACAGCGTCATCCGGCTCCTCGTCGGCGTCGGCGCGACGACGTTCGTCGGTATCGGCATCGGCGCGCTCGCGTTCGACGGGGCGTTCCTGGAGTACGCCGCCTACGGAATCAGCCACGGCGTGAAGTACGGTATCGAACTCGTCGAACTCGGTATCGGTGCAATCGTCGCGGGTGTTATCGTCTCGCTGTTCATGAACCTCGCGGGTGGATTCAACCACGACTCCGGAGGTGACGACGCATGA
- a CDS encoding cation:proton antiporter subunit C: MMDLLTTHYNYVASILLFGIGLYVVMGSPNLVKKIIGMNIFQVGIFLFFVTTGYVDGGAPPVVGHGEETFVSPLPHVLILTAIVVGVSLTAVALALVIRIYDGYGSLDEDVIKEVQVDD; encoded by the coding sequence ATGATGGACCTCCTCACGACACACTACAACTACGTCGCGAGCATCCTGCTGTTCGGCATCGGACTCTACGTCGTCATGGGCAGTCCGAACCTCGTCAAGAAGATAATCGGTATGAACATCTTCCAGGTCGGAATATTCCTGTTTTTCGTGACCACCGGATACGTCGACGGCGGGGCTCCGCCCGTGGTCGGTCACGGCGAGGAGACGTTCGTGAGCCCGCTTCCACACGTGCTTATCCTGACGGCTATTGTCGTCGGGGTGAGCCTGACGGCGGTCGCGCTCGCGCTCGTCATCCGCATCTACGACGGCTACGGTTCGCTGGACGAAGACGTCATCAAGGAGGTGCAGGTCGATGACTGA